CGTTttcatttaaacaaataaaaattgcTTAAATGTTTATTAACTTTGGCCACAGATAAAGTTTCAAATCCCCTTGAGGGTACAGCTCTGTAACGATTTTTGCTGTTGCACAATTGTCCCATAAaactattttatgatgtctcTGCTGCCACCAGGCCCTAACCCATTAGTGACCATGGATACCACGGCCTGCCCTGCACCATGGCAACATCCATCACTGCAAACATTACCACGACACTGCCAGCGACACAGTATAGCCTGCATTTACTGAGTGAGTCATTATATTTTCCCTTGTTTTTTAGATATATTTTTCTCCATGAATGAACCCATCATGACAGATCCACagcatgatttttaaaaagaaaggaagaaaacatCATTTAGGCCTACAAATAGTTGCGTTCAGCTGTTGCTTTATTTCCCAGAGGCCCCAAGAGGAAATGGATCTGCCTACAATACATTAAAATCCACTCAGCCTACAGCACATGTACATTCTAATACAATACTGACACTGTGACACTAATGCACTTTTATTATCAAATTAGCTATAGTCAGAgatgttttctgcatttttaatgaataaaaatcataaaacatTCAAAGCTTAAATTTACAATAAAGATTTCACTTAACTATGACTATAACTGCATTTAATGAGTTTCAGTATGCTGATGACAGTTTGTCTGTTATGCCACAATATATTCCTAAATTGATAACTTGGTTAGCACCATCTCTTTAagtatgattaaaaaaacaaacaaaaaaacaaaaacaatggtAATCTTTGTCTAAGATGGATTCTTGTAATTTATTGTATTACAGGTTAATTACTGTTAGTTACTGCTAGCTGaatcaaacaaatgtaaagATTGAATTCAGTCAAACTGAACAATTTTAAAGGATGCAGATATAGTTGCTATTTATAAGCATTTTGTGTATATTCAGTGAATCTATCCACTCCTTTCCAAACAGGAAACACTCTACAGTTCAGTTTATAAGCACTAGcaattttgcctttttttgtatttctagaCTTACTGGAGTCTCACTGATGGCTTTTCACTTTCCATACTCACCCAATGCAAAGAGAACAGcctctttttaatttaaataagtCATCCTTCATGCAAATCAAATAacactgatgtgtttgtgcagctGACTATGACACAAGGTATTGGGACTGCCACAGAATGCAAAACCAAACAGAGAGGCTGGATAAATATTTAACTACCTTAAAGACACTAAGGGAAGCTTCACTTGGAAGCTTTACACATGAATGGTCTCTGGCTGATCACTTATAAGGTAGAGCCAAGAAATCAGCTCACATTCATCAGACTTCTCTTGGTTTTACTGCATCATCTAAATTGAGGAGTAAAATTCTAATAATGTcaactaataataatataataatttgtataatgttttattttttttattttaagatctCCCAGAGGTGAATTACCTAAGCATCCTACCTAAGATGCCTTCACTATTAGTGATGTTCGATtcgtgaacgaatcgttcaatactcgagaatcactttactgactcgtgaatcatgattcacaagcgcaactgactcactgactcatccctgttgctgttagcaaactaattccattagtagaaatatatctagcttataattaaaattgtggggaaaaaaacaacagccagtttcttaacaaaaacatttctgctctgaactggaagaaaaaaccctgagtagaagctcacatcaagacaatagctcctcagttcacagtagcatcgctcagctagcatgctaacagcacatttgagttactcaccccctcccttgctgtgctgaatcatagcataagcgaatcactcaggactcactaaccccctccctcctggctcacagctcaaacgagttgaacgaatcactgactcactcactcaccccctccctcctggctcacagcttcttcttcttcttcttggttggcaaccaatgttaaggcggtttaccgccccctggctcacagctcagtggacatttagatgagaaaatatatatttgacacatttaaggaaaataccaataaaataaaataaaaataaataaatgttccctttagaattttttttgctctaaagaaaatagttgttttcttttacaatcttagcagtaggatttacattaaaagagaaacaaattaagtttgagtgaaaatatacacttttgcactctctggtcaactgactcagtgactcaaatgactcaagaaacccgattcactttggtgagtgactcattaaaactcgattcagtaaaaagaatcgaatttaccatcactattCACTATTTTCTGTTTACCGAAGGAAACAATCTAAATACATTATTCCTGCTTTGTAAAACAATTATCCAACACAAATGATACTTAAACCCTTGTGCAGCACCATGTTTTCTTGAGAACAGGGCACAGTGGTGTATACTAACCTGAGAATGGTGCCCAGTGTTTTATTCAGATGTCATGTGAGCCACTCTGCCTGGTTCTTGGGTCCTGTGCCACCCAATTAAGGAAAATCCTGGATGCGCCCCTGAAAGAACCCCACTCTTTTCTCAGACAGCGCAGACAGCAAGGATTTTGGTCCTCCCCGCAATCGCCGTTGTTTTGAATTACATTTAAGTTAAAGCCATGTGTGTTTTCTTCGGTTACACTATTTAAAAGGCTGAAGAAAAAGCTGCATCCttaatagggctttggagttgacgtcactggaggtgggccacgccccctttccgccatgacagtaggctagacacaggatacagcttcagctatggttcgtacgtgttgtgttatcagttgcaacgtttgatctcacgatcgtgaaggcaagaagctggataatgggctctcttttcatcgtttttcaacctggaggcaatgtgagggatcccatgtatccgatattactaaacaaagacgtcaggcttgcattgcagcggtgagacgagcggatcgagttctgtgcaatccccagctttttgttggtttggtctccgcatcttctttccggtgagttctaaattaattcatatcactattaaaatgcttttagtgttattttcaatgtgctgaggtcatagataatgagataaaacatgctaatgtgtgatgctgcagaaccacgtcatgtcatcatgtcgattGAGTagtttatgatttagcattattgcaggcaaaccagcatatgaaatggatgtaacaaatccagactgggcaccaacactgctcatgggcctctaaaaacatactaaattgctctcattgtacactaatccgcacataacttccagatgaatcacacacctgtcatgtgcactaattttatcttacaggcttttatgcagctgcagagtctgaaggtgtgccccgtgcagaagtaatcgatgaagatctgacagaagaacaacaacaaaattacaatgtcatagctgtggacagcagttgtgttggacaagtggaggttgaggtaccacctgtaaatgtggacagtggtgatcggacagacagcatcacagaagctaaagggcagacgaagcattgtgtgtgcaatgaacagggcagagcagaaataaacacaacactgcttgataagattgttaaggtttgctgtgttttggtgaatatgtgccccagtgtggttgtcaaaccagcgccaaatgaaacttgctcttgttgagtattcataaagctgttgtgttgcatgtgtagttcattgtaaataattgtactttgtgtgaagtaatttcaataaaactttcaataaaatttcaataaaaattatctatgacctcagcacattgaaaataacactaaaagcattttaatagtgatatgaattaatttagaactcaccggaaagaagatgcggagaccaaaccaacaaaaagctggggattgcacagaactcgatccgctcgtctcaccgctgcaatgcaagcctgacgtctttgtttagtaatatcggatacatgggatccctcacgttgcctccaggttgaaaaacgatgaaaagagagcccattatccagcttcttgccttcacgatcgtgtgatcaaacgttgcaactgataacacaacacgtacgaaccatagctgaagctgtatcctctgtctagcctactgtcatggcggaaaggggcgtggcccacctccagtgacatcacgctccaaagccctattcaTTCTTATCTGTGAAAGTTTTTATTCCCACCCtgccagtggcggtcctagcctgtttggcgccctgggcgaacactccctctggcgccccccccacacacacacacacacacaaaacatgttaaggattgtacattaacataaaactgttgtccacacacacatatgaagagagagagagagtatgcatagtatgcaaacagctaccaaacagccatcataattcgtcatacaatgagaacaggacaaatcaacaattgacaatgactaattaatattaaaatctgtaacatattgtattgtttggagtttagtctgctactgttactatttttaccatttcttcttggagcaactgtaacccacattatttccttagggattaataaagtattctgattctgattgtttcaggatgacctgccattatccaatgacacatctgtttacctgtatcttttgctcgtttctcctcctcttcttttctcttttttctaaactgagcacctgatggctttgaacttttcttgtccatcttccattggttttaattttgcactccagtatgaacacccatccctcaaccagaggatcaccacaacataatctaacagacctacaccttagttcacagattcactttgtctagggtgcatttctgagatttcacacaacccaggattcaaatcatgaatacataatgggcttggatttataacattatgaatgaaatgtgctctatttggaagcagcaggtctccctcccctttcgacgggttatgtgtgagactttaaatcatcaaactgtaaattataaattttaaattgttattgatccctttacaccgagtcctaaagtgtatatttattttcttactctactatatttatttacttgcacggcctcgtcgtctcgtctctctatatagggctttggagttgacgtcactggaggtgggccacgccccctttccgccatgacagtagacTAGACACAGGattcagcttcagctatggttcgtacgtgttgtgttatcagttgcaacgtttgatcacacgatcgtgaaggcaagaagctggataatgggctctcttttcatcgtttttcaacctggaggcaacgtgagggatcccatgtatccgatattactaaacaaagacgtcaggcttgcattgcagcggtgagacgagcggatcgagttctgtgcaatccccagctttttgttggtttggtctccgcatcttctttccggtgagttctaaattaattcatatcactattaaaatgcttttagtgttattttcaatgtgctgaggtcatagataatgagataaaacatgctaatgtgtgatgctgcagaaccacgtcatgtcatcatgtcgattgagtagcttatgatttagcattattggcaaaccagcatatgaaatggatgtaacaaatccagactgggcaccaacactgctcatgggcctctaaaaacatactaaattgctctcattgtacactaatccgcacataacttccagatgaatcacacacctgtcatgtgcactaattttatcttacaggcttttatgcagctgcagagtctgaaggtgtgccccgtgcagaagtaatcgatgaagatctgacagaagaacaacaacaaaattacaatgtcatagctgtggacagcagttgtgttggacaagtggaggttgaggtaccacctgtaaatgtggacagtggtgatcggacagacagcatcacagaagctaaagggcagacgaagcattgtgtgtgcaatgaacagggcagagcagaaataaacacaacactgcttgataagattgttaaggtttgctgtgttttggtgaatatgtgccccagtgtggttgtcaaaccagcgccaaatgaaacttgctcttgttgagcattcataaagctgttgtgttgcatgtgtagttcattgtaaataattgtactttgtgtgaagtagtttcaataaaacagaaaagaatagtatacatgttttttttttttattcttgatcttatcacatgtacttagcaagtacatagaaatgaaatgcaaactatttacatggcaacacacagctggcatcaatcttgaaccacaaaatgaaacattacaggctatttagagcagcacgttgtttggagaagtattgcccaacaagttcaggaagacacactttaagaaagaagtcttgtgcttgctttaaacgtggttcccagaaatccacatcagggaagatgcgtatgacagaaggtctctctgtgtccacacaacgaggtcacagtgcagtttcattcagtcgttgtgagtgcagtacctgaaacacacaaaaaccacttttaataaaaggtctgtaatgaaccaaggctaatatagatgggttggctgtacgtgcaaatcaaaaactgtaacaaggaagttgtttagaaagttatcaaGTTCAAACCGACTCACCTTTGTCTTAACGACAACGTACAGTTGTCGCAGCGTGGAGGCATAAAGATggacaaatcttgcacccagccgttcgtgaattggatgtgggcCTCCAGGGTAGGTCGTCTGGGTTTCCACTCCGCTTccttatttcatacgggtccacattaccgATGCACGCAATTTTTTGAAAGTACCGTCTCTTGGCGTCTGGGCGCAATCGGTCGCGATACAGCcctttgtctgtggagtcagcgcatacacagcaaaccagtttaagaattatgcttattattattaataagaaccttcagactctgcagctgcataataaaagcctgtaagataaaattagtgcacatgacaggtgtgtgattcatctggaagttatgtgcggattagtgtacaatgagagcaatttagtatgtttttagaggcccatgagcagtgttggtgcccagtctggatttgttacatccatttcatatgctggtttgcctgcaataatgctaaatcataagctactcaatcgacatgatgacatgacgtggttcaatctgcagcatcacacattaggatgttttatctcattatctatgacctcagcacattgaaaataacactaaaagcattttaatagtgatatgaattaatttagaactcaccggaaagaagatgcggagaccaaaccaacaaaaagctggggattgcacagaactcgatccgctcgtctcaccgctgcaatgcaagcctgacgtctttgtttagtaatatcggatacatgggatccctcacgttgcctccaggttgaaaaacgatgaaaagagagcccattatcccgcttcttgccttcacgatcgtgtgatctaacgttgcaactgataacacaacacgtacgaaccatagctgaagctgtatcctgtgtctagcctactgtcatggcggaagggggcgtggcccacctccagtgacatcacgctccaaagccctatactggactgtatgtagcggagatgacaataaagtttactgtgacttcagcagcgagcaggcgcaccgagggctcttgcgctcacttttcgcgtatagaatttcgaaaaaacatcggtgcaaattataagtctgtatcataatgtctggtgttttcgtgtttgttggtttgtttttattttgttttattttgcgagttggctattagatgctgctccagccagccagagaatcccccgccgccccgctcTCTCCtgcctgtgccgcaagcagcaggcgcaccctgcaaacggagggcgcccttactcccagcaaatgggcgatagaaaaccgatcggtgcctatgccattcccaatatgcgctggctgccgtcggggcagcatgagtacgagcattattttttttttttgccgatgctcgtgatgccgccccccatcacgatgcctatctaaaaccgctactgcacCCTGGcccctctcgctctctgtcgCTGGTTGGGTGTTCAGCCATTTTCAGCCCgcctccttctttctttctttgctagACTCACAAGAGAATCATCGGTCCTGTTTTATTCTAACAATTTTGGGCTGTGGACTTCTTTCTCCCGGAAGTTGGAATGTGTAAATATTATGATTAGTGGACAGCAATGATTAGCGGATGGATGGAGCTGCTTCCTTTTGTGGCAGTTTCTGCCACAATATACCGTCCATATGTGACTCTGCGCTACTACGTGTCCTTCTCGTGACGTTGTCTCTTCTATGTGCTGATGTAGAAGGTATTTTGTAGTGCCTAGTCTACGATGAACTGAATTTAAATGTTGTATTTGTCCACTGCAGCTTCTTAATTTAACATTCAAGCTTCAGAGATTTGGCTTACAAGACATATGGCGTCAATGTGCGCTGCAGGGTCttaatattattgtttttttaaacgaGCTTTGTGGTTCATCAAACTGAATGGTTGTGTATTATCACTTATTAACTATTTGttacatatacatatttaaCTTGAAATTGATGGTTTCTGCTTGTAATTTCAGTTTGTGGTGATACATCATCCATAAAGTTCCAGACTGTAGTTCTTTGTTCATGAACGTGCTGTATAATTAGTAACAGCCCTCTCTTCCCCATATGCCCTCAGAAATGTTGCTTATTGTTCATTGTTCATATAATGTTATTTATAAGTGAATGGATAACAGATGAATCCAAGCAATGACCTAACAGGATGGTCACATGTTACTGAACTTCTGTAcaatacagagtttttatgtAGCTAACtgtaactatgtaactatataagGGCATCGTGAGGACGCTGGAGAATATTGTTTTCATTCCTCTGTTAAGGAGAGTGGAGGTGGGTGTTTTTAGGGCCATTTTCCTATGCTTTGGAGCATGACTACTCACATAACCTTGACTGGCTCACATGGAGTTAAGAAAATAAGCTGTGTTGCCTTACCTACCAAACATCTGtgtattttcttattttgatCATTTGATGAACGAAATAAATTTCAAGCTTGAGTAGATTAAACCCCCAAGTAActagttaaaaatatttatcatatttatttttcaatgtCTACCCAGCGTAATTTGAAAATTTGAAAGATGaagcagcacggtggcacggtggttagcactgttgccgcacagcaagaaggtcctgagttcagttccaccatcaggccggggtctttctgtgtggagtttgcatgtctCCCCGTATTTGTGTGGGTCCCctctgggtactccggcttcttcccaccgtccaaagacatgcagtttgaggggataggttaaatggataatccaaattgtcactaggagtgaatgtgagcgtgaatggttgtctgtccctgtgtgttggccctgcgacagactggcgacctgtccagggtgtaccccgcctcttgccctatgacagctgggataggctccagcgaccctggaaaggataagcggaagcgaatggatggatggatgaaagatgaagcatacacaaacacaaaagagTTCATCACACTTTGATATGAATGTCCTTAGATGCTCTTTTGTTTCTATTTTCAGCTCTGCCTTAATCGGATTTTCTGTACTTTACAGCTCTTCAGGTGATTGGTGGAAGTGTGACAGTGGAACAAGGAAGTACCGCTATCTTATCATGCCATGTCATTGATACAAATGATGACCTGACACAGATTACCTGGCAGAGGAAGACGAGAGAAAAACCTCACAATGACAATTTCCTCACTATCTTACCCAGAGAGGGAGCGCAGTTTGTCAATGGAGGTGATGATCGATTTAAATATATCGGgaattttaacaacaaaaatggAACTCTCCAGTTTTCCAGTGTTGCCCTGAAGGATGAAGGCAGCTACACATGCATCTTCACCTTGTTTCCCAGTGGAAATCAGAAGACTGAGATACCTCTAAACTTGCTTGgtataaagaaaacattttatttaaaatattctgGGTGTTTGCGTGTGAGACAGAGTTACTTTCACCATGTTGCTTGCATGTTGACTGATTGTGTGCTGTAACTCTCCTAGTGCCTCCTTTCACAAGCGTCAAGGACAACCTTCCCACTTTGGGCACAGAAGAGGTTTTATTTGCTACCTGCACGGCTGCTGGCTCGAAGCCTCCTGCTGAGGTGAGGTGGCTCACTGGTGCTTTGGGAGACAAC
This DNA window, taken from Oreochromis niloticus isolate F11D_XX linkage group LG16, O_niloticus_UMD_NMBU, whole genome shotgun sequence, encodes the following:
- the LOC102079924 gene encoding nectin-3-like protein isoform X5, whose amino-acid sequence is MDGAASFCGSFCHNIPSICDSALLRVLLVTLSLLCADVEALQVIGGSVTVEQGSTAILSCHVIDTNDDLTQITWQRKTREKPHNDNFLTILPREGAQFVNGGDDRFKYIGNFNNKNGTLQFSSVALKDEGSYTCIFTLFPSGNQKTEIPLNLLVPPFTSVKDNLPTLGTEEVLFATCTAAGSKPPAEVRWLTGALGDNMRSTTNSTQYDNGTTTTVSSLFGVPTREINGHQVRCVISGDSLSTERSLPFTIQIYFSPTEVNIRVISEDSFECVTEAKPNANFTWSRSGQSLLESSVKVDGAKLQLLSLTSDLNGLYQCEASNTYGRACSAAWALLGVLIFLNIVGAAVWYFYTHEDQRLGLRLYLSGNISGPPKYGGLSPLTTLPAGG
- the LOC102079924 gene encoding nectin-3 isoform X6, giving the protein MDGAASFCGSFCHNIPSICDSALLRVLLVTLSLLCADVEALQVIGGSVTVEQGSTAILSCHVIDTNDDLTQITWQRKTREKPHNDNFLTILPREGAQFVNGGDDRFKYIGNFNNKNGTLQFSSVALKDEGSYTCIFTLFPSGNQKTEIPLNLLVPPFTSVKDNLPTLGTEEVLFATCTAAGSKPPAEVRWLTGALGDNMRSTTNSTQYDNGTTTTVSSLFGVPTREINGHQVRCVISGDSLSTERSLPFTIQIYFSPTEVNIRVISEDSFECVTEAKPNANFTWSRSGQSLLESSVKVDGAKLQLLSLTSDLNGLYQCEASNTYGSKRDQLYVHVASGACSAAWALLGVLIFLNIVGAAVWYFYTHEDQRCREMP
- the LOC102079924 gene encoding nectin-3-like protein isoform X4, which gives rise to MDGAASFCGSFCHNIPSICDSALLRVLLVTLSLLCADVEALQVIGGSVTVEQGSTAILSCHVIDTNDDLTQITWQRKTREKPHNDNFLTILPREGAQFVNGGDDRFKYIGNFNNKNGTLQFSSVALKDEGSYTCIFTLFPSGNQKTEIPLNLLVPPFTSVKDNLPTLGTEEVLFATCTAAGSKPPAEVRWLTGALGDNMRSTTNSTQYDNGTTTTVSSLFGVPTREINGHQVRCVISGDSLSTERSLPFTIQIYFSPTEVNIRVISEDSFECVTEAKPNANFTWSRSGQSLLESSVKVDGAKLQLLSLTSDLNGLYQCEASNTYGRACSAAWALLGVLIFLNIVGAAVWYFYTHEDQRRMFRLFWQRVPTNEPAINSAAQQEQQQMEQSL